The following proteins come from a genomic window of Natrinema saccharevitans:
- a CDS encoding zinc metalloprotease, with amino-acid sequence MLSSRALTVFVLVIGLVTAGVVAGTTVVDLDGDGRPVIEEVRDGTAPFDADTDGDGLDDDVEGRLGTDPTVADTDGDGLEDGTEVDEYGTDPTAADTDGDGLDDGAEVGEYETDPTVADTDDDGLEDSLEIEVGTDPHDSDTDDDRLHDAAERREYGTDPTDPDTDGDGLEDGVERRLYGTDPTAADTDDDGLDDGVEVDEYDTDPTAADTDGDGLADGTEVHREDRLPDADPLRTDVYVEIDSMEGTDLSEAEADRIVERFENAPLENPDGSTGADLHLVFDETLPREDETDVDDLTRYRSQYFDGSGAGYHYLVIVDDVAGGTATTNVIGKATLGTMMVEDQPERHETGSTAMHELGHSLGLTNGDFEGIDSDQYAFPQYPSVMNYNAPSDYYGFSTGGGYRDFDDWGYLAESLFTPDTTAVTVE; translated from the coding sequence ATGCTATCGTCGCGAGCCCTGACCGTCTTCGTTCTCGTCATCGGCCTGGTCACGGCGGGTGTCGTGGCGGGAACGACGGTCGTCGACCTCGACGGCGACGGACGACCGGTAATCGAAGAGGTGCGGGACGGGACCGCGCCGTTCGATGCCGACACCGACGGCGACGGACTCGACGACGACGTAGAGGGCCGGTTGGGGACGGATCCGACCGTGGCCGATACCGACGGCGACGGGCTCGAGGACGGCACCGAGGTCGACGAGTACGGCACCGACCCGACGGCGGCCGATACCGACGGCGATGGCCTCGACGACGGGGCGGAGGTCGGCGAGTACGAGACCGATCCGACGGTCGCGGATACGGACGACGACGGCCTCGAGGACAGCCTCGAGATCGAGGTCGGCACGGACCCACACGACAGCGACACGGACGACGACCGGCTACACGACGCCGCGGAACGCCGCGAGTACGGCACCGACCCGACCGATCCGGATACGGACGGCGACGGGCTCGAGGACGGCGTGGAGCGGCGCTTGTACGGCACGGATCCGACCGCGGCCGATACCGACGACGACGGGCTCGACGACGGTGTCGAGGTCGACGAGTACGACACCGATCCGACCGCGGCCGACACCGACGGCGACGGCCTCGCGGACGGTACGGAGGTCCACCGAGAGGACCGGCTCCCCGACGCGGACCCGCTCCGAACGGACGTCTACGTCGAGATCGATTCCATGGAGGGAACCGACCTCTCGGAGGCGGAAGCCGACCGGATCGTCGAGCGGTTCGAAAACGCCCCGCTCGAGAACCCGGACGGGTCGACGGGTGCGGACCTCCATCTCGTCTTCGACGAGACGCTGCCCCGGGAGGACGAGACGGACGTCGACGACCTGACGCGGTACCGGTCCCAGTACTTCGACGGCTCGGGCGCGGGGTATCACTACCTGGTGATCGTCGACGACGTCGCGGGCGGGACGGCGACGACGAACGTCATCGGGAAGGCGACGCTGGGGACCATGATGGTCGAGGACCAGCCCGAACGCCACGAGACCGGCTCGACGGCGATGCACGAACTCGGCCACTCGCTCGGTCTCACCAACGGTGACTTCGAGGGAATCGACTCGGATCAGTACGCCTTCCCACAGTACCCGAGCGTGATGAACTACAACGCGCCGAGTGACTACTACGGCTTCTCTACCGGCGGCGGCTACCGGGACTTCGACGACTGGGGCTATCTGGCCGAGTCCCTGTTCACGCCGGATACGACGGCCGTGACGGTGGAGTAG
- a CDS encoding ATP-dependent helicase translates to MDGNDGLELPIADAELPFDPDVTTIADRDVFDSLEPAVQEWWLEEFGEFVPENGGFFTPPQRGAIPNVQSGTNTLICAPTGSGKTQASFCAIIDELYRRDRDADEIDGRSPSARETASPGGLENSVYCLYVSPLKSLANDIHRNLTVPLEGIASVVDRRDGESMGEIRHAIRHGDTADSERQKMLEETPHILNTTPETLAILLNSPKFREKLRTVEYVIIDEIHSLAAGKRGTHLSVSLERLESMTEHDITRIGCSATIEPLEAVAEFLVGREEPGGRSRDYEIVDARFAREFDIELECPTDDLINTPREVVQNRFYRLLDDHVQNHTNTLVFTNTRSGAERVLHNLRERFDAYDEENSGCHHGSLSKEVRQDIEGRLKSGDLDVVTSSTSLELGIDMPHVDLVVQVGSPKSVASLLQRVGRAGHRVGQTVTGRVIALDRDELLECAVMLTKAEEGFVDSVSIPENAQDVAAQHVYGMAIAEIRPESELTATLRRAYPYRNYTEAEYESLMRYLTADYAGLEEKNVYAKVWRDENDPPDGQHHHEAFPVGEPLIGKRGRLARVIYMTNIGTIPDSFTCDVYTRASDEWVGQLDENYLDTLEKGDVFVLGGDHFEFRYRRGSKVYVDRTSARPTVPSWYSERLPLSYDLGNEILAFQGELLERYAAGGPPRVRAWLREFPLDDDSVRAIARLFDHQCRYAGPESVSTPDRLAVEVVRDREEYERHYYVHSTYGRKVNDGFSRLLAYRCAQEATANVRVAVADNGFVLSMPLNRKVDLEGILADLEAEQVRDDLRASLSGTDLLQRYFRINATRALLILKRYKGYEKSASEQQVSSEMLLGFAEDLEEFAVIEETYREILEDKLNVAEIEAIVDAIDAGDLEISRQLLDSPTPRAFGLATLSASDVVLAEDESAALQSFHERVLEEIGEESLAGITAGSDDE, encoded by the coding sequence ATGGACGGGAACGACGGCCTCGAGTTGCCGATCGCCGACGCCGAGTTGCCCTTCGATCCCGACGTCACGACGATCGCCGACCGCGACGTCTTCGACTCGCTCGAGCCCGCCGTCCAGGAGTGGTGGCTCGAGGAGTTCGGCGAGTTCGTCCCCGAGAACGGCGGCTTCTTCACGCCGCCACAGCGGGGCGCGATCCCGAACGTCCAGTCGGGGACGAACACGCTGATCTGTGCGCCGACCGGGTCGGGCAAAACGCAGGCCAGTTTCTGTGCGATCATCGACGAACTCTATCGACGGGACCGCGACGCCGACGAGATCGACGGACGAAGTCCGTCCGCTCGGGAGACGGCGTCTCCCGGCGGCCTCGAGAACTCCGTCTACTGTCTCTACGTCTCGCCGCTCAAGTCGCTGGCTAACGACATTCACCGCAACCTGACGGTCCCCCTCGAGGGGATCGCGTCCGTCGTCGACCGCCGGGATGGCGAGTCGATGGGCGAGATCCGCCACGCCATCCGTCACGGCGATACCGCCGATAGCGAGCGCCAGAAGATGCTCGAGGAGACGCCCCACATCCTGAACACGACCCCCGAGACGCTCGCCATCCTGCTCAACTCGCCGAAGTTCCGCGAGAAGCTCCGCACCGTCGAGTACGTCATCATCGACGAGATCCACTCGCTGGCCGCGGGGAAGCGCGGCACCCACCTCTCGGTCAGCCTCGAGCGACTCGAGTCGATGACCGAGCACGACATTACCAGAATCGGCTGCTCGGCGACGATCGAACCGCTCGAGGCGGTCGCGGAGTTCCTCGTGGGGCGGGAGGAACCGGGCGGACGCTCTCGCGATTACGAGATCGTCGACGCCCGCTTCGCCCGCGAGTTCGACATCGAACTCGAGTGTCCGACCGACGACTTGATCAACACGCCCCGCGAGGTCGTCCAGAACCGGTTCTACCGGCTGCTCGACGATCACGTGCAGAACCACACGAACACGCTCGTGTTCACCAACACCCGATCGGGGGCCGAGCGGGTCCTGCACAACCTTCGCGAGCGATTCGACGCCTACGACGAGGAAAACTCCGGCTGTCACCACGGCAGCCTCTCGAAGGAGGTCCGACAGGACATCGAGGGCCGCCTGAAGTCGGGCGACCTCGACGTCGTCACCTCCTCGACCAGCCTCGAGCTGGGGATCGACATGCCCCACGTCGACCTCGTGGTTCAGGTCGGCTCGCCCAAGTCCGTCGCTTCCCTCCTCCAGCGGGTCGGCCGCGCGGGCCACCGGGTCGGCCAGACCGTCACCGGCCGCGTGATCGCGCTCGACCGGGACGAACTCCTCGAGTGTGCCGTCATGCTCACAAAGGCCGAGGAGGGATTCGTCGACTCGGTGTCGATCCCCGAGAACGCCCAGGACGTGGCCGCCCAGCACGTCTACGGGATGGCTATCGCCGAGATCCGCCCCGAGTCCGAACTGACGGCGACGCTCCGGCGAGCGTATCCCTACCGGAACTACACCGAGGCGGAGTACGAGTCGCTCATGCGCTATCTCACCGCCGACTACGCCGGGCTGGAGGAGAAAAACGTCTACGCGAAGGTCTGGCGCGACGAGAACGACCCGCCCGACGGCCAGCACCACCACGAGGCGTTCCCCGTCGGCGAACCCCTGATCGGCAAGCGCGGCCGCCTCGCGCGGGTCATCTACATGACCAACATCGGGACGATCCCGGACTCCTTTACCTGCGATGTCTACACGCGCGCGAGCGACGAGTGGGTCGGCCAGCTCGACGAGAACTACCTGGACACCCTGGAGAAGGGCGACGTCTTCGTCCTCGGGGGCGACCACTTCGAGTTCCGCTACCGTCGGGGCTCGAAGGTCTACGTCGACCGGACGAGTGCCCGGCCGACCGTTCCCTCGTGGTACTCCGAACGTCTGCCGCTGTCGTACGACCTCGGCAACGAGATCCTGGCTTTCCAGGGAGAACTCCTCGAGCGCTACGCGGCCGGGGGACCGCCGCGGGTCCGCGCGTGGCTCCGGGAGTTCCCCCTCGACGACGACAGCGTGCGCGCGATCGCCCGTCTGTTCGATCATCAGTGTCGGTACGCCGGTCCCGAGAGCGTCAGCACGCCCGACCGGCTCGCCGTCGAGGTCGTCCGCGACCGAGAGGAGTACGAGCGCCACTACTACGTCCACTCTACCTACGGCCGGAAGGTCAACGACGGCTTCTCGCGGCTGCTGGCCTATCGCTGCGCCCAGGAGGCGACGGCCAACGTCCGCGTCGCGGTCGCGGACAACGGCTTCGTCCTCTCGATGCCGCTCAACCGCAAGGTCGACCTCGAGGGGATCCTTGCCGACCTCGAGGCCGAGCAAGTACGGGACGACCTCCGGGCCTCGCTGTCGGGGACCGACCTGCTCCAGCGGTACTTCCGGATCAACGCGACCCGCGCGCTGCTGATCCTCAAGCGCTACAAGGGCTACGAGAAGTCGGCGAGCGAACAGCAGGTCTCCAGCGAGATGCTGCTTGGCTTCGCCGAGGATCTCGAGGAGTTCGCGGTGATCGAGGAGACCTACCGCGAGATCTTAGAGGACAAACTCAACGTCGCTGAGATCGAGGCCATCGTCGACGCGATCGACGCGGGCGACCTCGAGATCAGCCGCCAGTTGCTCGACTCCCCCACCCCGAGGGCGTTCGGGCTGGCCACGCTGTCGGCCAGCGACGTCGTCCTCGCCGAGGACGAGAGCGCGGCCTTACAGTCGTTTCACGAACGGGTCCTCGAGGAGATTGGCGAGGAGTCGCTGGCGGGCATTACCGCCGGATCGGACGACGAATAG
- a CDS encoding alpha/beta fold hydrolase, which produces MVDHETWSDEQSATTVSVDGHDLEIAYHEAGPADADEPPVVFVHGIPTWSYLWRDVVPPVAEDRRTIALDMAGYGNSAMYDGFDRSIRAQEGVLEALLDDLGIEEIALVGHDIGGGVALRFAAHNPDVVDRLVLSNAVCYDSWPVEFVSNLGLPSTADIDREELEGRLEAAFVEGAYGEADPEFVGGMKAPWLTDDGHLSLVRNAVATNTNHTIEIDYGAIDAETLLLWGEDDVMQPYGYAERLADDVADAELAPLSEAYHWVPEDRSDAYAERLRAFLSGAQR; this is translated from the coding sequence ATGGTCGACCACGAGACCTGGTCCGACGAGCAGTCGGCCACGACGGTATCGGTCGACGGCCACGACCTCGAGATCGCCTACCACGAGGCCGGCCCCGCAGACGCCGACGAACCGCCGGTCGTCTTCGTCCACGGTATCCCGACGTGGTCGTATCTCTGGCGCGATGTCGTCCCGCCGGTCGCCGAAGATCGCCGGACGATCGCGCTCGATATGGCCGGCTACGGCAACTCCGCAATGTACGACGGCTTCGACCGCTCTATCCGCGCTCAGGAGGGCGTCCTCGAGGCCTTGCTCGACGATCTCGGAATCGAGGAGATCGCGCTCGTCGGCCACGACATCGGCGGCGGCGTCGCCCTGCGCTTCGCCGCGCACAACCCCGACGTCGTCGACCGGCTCGTTCTCTCGAACGCCGTCTGTTACGACTCCTGGCCTGTCGAGTTCGTCTCGAACCTCGGCCTGCCGTCGACGGCCGACATCGATCGCGAGGAACTCGAGGGCCGCCTCGAGGCGGCGTTCGTCGAGGGGGCCTACGGCGAGGCCGATCCCGAGTTCGTCGGGGGCATGAAAGCACCGTGGCTGACCGACGACGGTCACCTGTCGCTGGTTCGCAACGCGGTCGCGACGAACACGAACCACACGATCGAGATCGACTACGGGGCGATCGACGCCGAGACGCTGCTTCTGTGGGGCGAAGACGACGTGATGCAGCCCTACGGTTACGCCGAACGGCTGGCCGATGACGTCGCCGACGCCGAACTCGCACCGCTGTCGGAGGCCTATCACTGGGTCCCCGAGGATCGATCGGACGCGTACGCCGAGCGCCTCCGTGCGTTTCTGTCCGGAGCGCAACGGTAA
- a CDS encoding Lrp/AsnC family transcriptional regulator, translating into MSGDPPNWEFKDRDIAILSELSTDPQLSSRELTQVLESEYDIDVSHVTVSESIRRMRDEGVFREAIIPNEEYYIFALFEFKFNPEHFDEYWRDAMEYIKQDKHTLFFFLSDGEYQWKTVMMFRDRQEVSQWIHDCYSEHGAVIANIRNSAVHNVLKFQTDPRIYEELGEDR; encoded by the coding sequence ATGAGCGGCGATCCACCGAACTGGGAGTTCAAGGACCGCGACATCGCGATCCTGAGCGAACTCTCGACCGACCCTCAGTTGTCTTCACGCGAGTTGACCCAAGTACTGGAATCGGAGTACGACATCGACGTCTCTCACGTCACCGTCAGCGAGTCGATCCGGCGAATGCGCGACGAGGGCGTCTTTCGCGAGGCGATCATCCCCAACGAGGAGTACTACATCTTCGCGCTGTTCGAGTTCAAGTTCAATCCCGAACACTTCGACGAGTACTGGCGCGACGCGATGGAGTACATCAAACAGGACAAACACACCCTGTTTTTCTTCCTCTCGGACGGGGAGTACCAGTGGAAGACGGTCATGATGTTCCGGGACCGACAGGAAGTGTCCCAGTGGATCCACGACTGCTACTCCGAACACGGCGCGGTCATCGCCAACATCCGTAACTCGGCGGTCCACAACGTCCTCAAGTTCCAGACCGATCCGCGGATCTACGAGGAACTGGGCGAGGACCGATAG
- a CDS encoding PaaI family thioesterase, translating to MTDGPSDAPGWPEWASFVQRHGYLSWLDIEVESLADGRAVLVLERNEEFENPIGTDGPDPVHGGIVATLIDTSSAFALRSTFEDPSESHLTTTDLNVSYLRPATGDLRAEAEVLRVGGSTGVTDVSVTGDDGEAAVGRTTYRLFRDGIGDE from the coding sequence ATGACCGACGGACCGTCGGACGCACCGGGCTGGCCGGAGTGGGCGTCGTTCGTCCAGCGACACGGCTACTTGTCGTGGCTCGATATCGAGGTCGAGTCCCTCGCGGACGGCCGGGCGGTCCTCGTCCTCGAGCGCAACGAGGAGTTCGAGAACCCCATCGGTACCGACGGGCCGGATCCGGTCCACGGTGGCATCGTCGCGACGCTGATCGACACCTCGAGCGCGTTCGCGTTGCGGAGTACGTTCGAAGACCCCAGCGAGTCCCATCTGACGACGACCGATCTCAACGTCTCGTATCTGCGGCCGGCGACCGGTGACCTGCGGGCCGAAGCGGAGGTCCTCCGGGTCGGCGGTTCGACCGGCGTCACGGACGTGTCGGTGACGGGCGACGACGGCGAGGCTGCCGTCGGTCGCACTACCTATCGACTCTTCCGGGACGGGATCGGCGACGAGTAA
- a CDS encoding 3-hydroxyacyl-CoA dehydrogenase/enoyl-CoA hydratase family protein, giving the protein MSLDSIDRVAVLGAGNMGHGITEVTAMAGYDVTMRDIKDEFVEDGYESIKWSVEKLEEKELIDETAEEVLDRIDTTTDLEEAVADADLVIEAAPEDLDLKHEIFTDLEEYTSGDTLLATNTSSLPISDIAEVVDSSERVLGLHFFNPPVKMDLVEVIYGEDTSDEAAEAGYEWVESIDKTPIYVRKDVRGFVVNTIVGPFGGEPAFMVSNDEATIREADATMVHERGYPMGPFELGDLTGIDVGYHVRKEGDSPIPPITEEKVEAGDLGQKTGKGFYDYEDGDGADYEPEDAGDFDWLRVEARMINRAAFLVGEDVATPEEVDTGVQLGLGFPEGICRRGDKIGLDTVLEKLETLSEETGADRFEPHPYLEQLVEEGKTGEEAGEGFYSYDDDSLGPYHDLNYDLEDGVLSVELDRPSRMNALSDDLLAEIDDLFSNVDTDEVRCATIEGAGDQAFCAGADVSGFSDADPTDLMDVTPAFETVNDFERPVLAKIDGFCLGGGLELALACDLRVATERSSFGAPEINLGLIPGGGGTQRLTRILGETRAKELVFRGNHIDADRAEEWGLINRSVEREDFDDTVSEFVDDLAGGPPIALKIAKKVMNEGEDASIEAAIAMESQGFGLLSSTEDVLEGTAAFAEDREPEFEGK; this is encoded by the coding sequence ATGTCACTGGACAGCATCGACCGCGTGGCAGTGCTGGGCGCGGGCAACATGGGACACGGAATCACCGAAGTGACCGCGATGGCCGGCTACGATGTCACGATGCGTGACATCAAAGACGAGTTCGTCGAGGACGGCTACGAGTCGATCAAGTGGAGCGTCGAGAAACTCGAGGAAAAGGAGCTAATCGACGAGACGGCCGAGGAGGTCCTCGACCGGATCGACACGACGACGGACTTAGAGGAGGCCGTCGCCGACGCCGACCTCGTGATCGAGGCCGCGCCCGAGGATCTGGACCTGAAACACGAGATCTTCACCGACCTCGAGGAGTACACCAGCGGCGACACGCTGCTTGCGACGAACACCTCGAGCCTGCCGATCTCCGACATCGCGGAGGTCGTCGACTCCTCGGAGCGCGTGCTGGGACTGCACTTTTTCAACCCGCCGGTGAAGATGGACCTAGTCGAGGTCATCTACGGCGAGGACACCAGCGACGAGGCGGCGGAAGCCGGATACGAGTGGGTCGAGTCGATCGACAAGACGCCGATCTACGTCCGCAAGGACGTCCGCGGCTTCGTCGTCAACACGATCGTCGGCCCCTTCGGCGGCGAACCCGCCTTTATGGTCTCGAACGACGAGGCGACGATCCGCGAGGCCGACGCGACGATGGTCCACGAGCGGGGCTACCCGATGGGGCCGTTCGAACTCGGCGACCTCACCGGTATCGACGTCGGCTACCACGTCCGAAAGGAAGGCGACAGCCCGATCCCGCCGATCACCGAAGAGAAAGTCGAGGCCGGCGATCTCGGCCAGAAGACCGGCAAGGGCTTCTACGACTACGAGGACGGCGACGGCGCGGACTACGAGCCCGAGGACGCGGGCGACTTCGACTGGCTCCGCGTCGAGGCCCGCATGATAAATCGTGCGGCCTTCCTCGTCGGCGAGGACGTCGCGACCCCCGAGGAGGTCGACACCGGCGTCCAGCTCGGCCTGGGCTTCCCCGAGGGCATCTGCCGACGCGGCGACAAGATCGGCCTCGACACGGTCCTCGAGAAGCTCGAGACCCTCTCCGAGGAGACGGGCGCGGACCGCTTCGAGCCCCACCCGTACCTCGAGCAGCTCGTCGAAGAGGGCAAGACCGGCGAGGAGGCCGGCGAAGGGTTCTACAGCTACGACGACGACAGCCTCGGTCCCTACCACGACCTGAACTACGACCTCGAAGACGGCGTCCTGTCCGTCGAACTCGACCGGCCCTCGCGGATGAACGCGCTCTCGGACGACCTGCTCGCCGAGATCGACGACCTGTTCTCGAACGTCGACACTGACGAGGTCCGCTGTGCGACCATCGAGGGCGCGGGCGATCAGGCGTTCTGTGCCGGCGCGGACGTCTCCGGCTTCAGCGACGCCGATCCGACCGACCTGATGGACGTCACACCCGCCTTCGAGACGGTCAACGACTTCGAACGGCCCGTGCTGGCGAAGATCGACGGCTTCTGTCTCGGCGGCGGCCTCGAACTCGCGCTGGCCTGTGACCTGCGGGTCGCGACCGAGCGCTCCTCGTTCGGCGCGCCCGAGATCAACCTCGGCCTGATCCCCGGCGGCGGCGGCACCCAGCGGCTGACCCGAATCCTCGGCGAGACCCGCGCGAAGGAACTGGTCTTCCGGGGCAACCACATCGACGCCGACCGCGCCGAGGAGTGGGGCCTGATCAACCGCTCGGTCGAGCGCGAGGACTTCGACGACACCGTCTCCGAGTTCGTCGACGACCTGGCCGGCGGCCCGCCGATCGCCCTCAAGATCGCAAAGAAGGTCATGAACGAGGGCGAGGACGCGAGCATCGAGGCCGCGATCGCCATGGAGAGTCAGGGCTTTGGCCTGCTTTCCAGCACCGAGGACGTCCTCGAGGGTACCGCGGCGTTCGCCGAGGACCGCGAGCCGGAGTTCGAGGGCAAGTAA
- a CDS encoding phosphotransferase family protein, producing MSDSYYERLVDEDALAAYLTDHLGEVDEYDIERHQEGHSNETLFVTWGDRELVIRRPPPGETADTAHDVLREYRVTNAVADTDVPVPTPLLACENHDVIGSDFYVMEQLEGTVLREAEPERFADPDHRERVGEELVDTLAEIHDLDYEAIGLGEFGRPEGYTQRQVDRWGKQLSWAFEVTEDEREVPDLHEVGGWLRDNVPEDHPHTLVHGDYKLDNVMFGPGTPPELVGVFDWEMATLGDPRADLGWMLSYWRDAKDPDPELPELVTRFMEREGYPTRRELVDRWESRTGYEFEHERFYRALAVYKLAGLGEMFFRRYLEGNSDDPMYPKMRDRVPALAARAKRIIEGDEPL from the coding sequence ATGAGCGATAGCTACTACGAGCGCCTCGTCGACGAGGACGCGCTGGCGGCGTACCTGACGGACCACCTCGGCGAGGTCGACGAGTACGACATCGAGCGCCATCAGGAGGGCCACTCCAACGAAACCCTGTTCGTCACGTGGGGCGATCGGGAACTCGTGATCCGGCGACCGCCGCCGGGCGAAACCGCCGATACGGCCCACGACGTCCTCCGGGAGTACCGCGTCACGAACGCGGTGGCCGACACCGACGTCCCGGTACCGACCCCGCTGCTGGCCTGCGAAAACCACGACGTCATCGGCAGCGACTTCTACGTGATGGAGCAACTCGAGGGGACCGTCCTCCGAGAAGCGGAGCCGGAGCGGTTCGCCGATCCCGACCACCGCGAGCGCGTCGGCGAGGAACTCGTCGACACGCTGGCGGAGATCCACGACCTCGACTACGAGGCGATCGGGCTCGGCGAGTTCGGCCGCCCCGAGGGATACACGCAACGCCAGGTCGACCGCTGGGGCAAACAGCTCTCGTGGGCGTTCGAAGTGACGGAGGACGAACGCGAGGTTCCCGATCTCCACGAGGTCGGGGGCTGGCTCCGCGACAACGTCCCCGAGGACCATCCCCACACGCTCGTCCACGGCGACTACAAACTCGACAACGTGATGTTCGGGCCGGGAACGCCGCCGGAACTGGTCGGCGTCTTCGACTGGGAGATGGCCACGCTGGGCGATCCCCGGGCCGACCTCGGCTGGATGCTGTCGTACTGGCGCGACGCGAAGGACCCCGATCCCGAACTCCCGGAACTGGTCACCCGGTTCATGGAACGGGAGGGGTATCCGACCCGCCGCGAACTGGTCGACCGCTGGGAATCTCGCACCGGCTACGAGTTCGAACACGAGCGGTTCTACCGCGCGCTCGCGGTGTACAAACTCGCCGGGCTCGGCGAGATGTTCTTCCGGCGCTACCTCGAGGGCAACAGCGACGACCCGATGTACCCGAAGATGCGCGATCGCGTGCCGGCGCTGGCTGCGCGCGCGAAACGGATCATCGAAGGCGACGAACCGCTGTAG
- a CDS encoding HAD family hydrolase: MSEDATRDGDTAEPGVGEWEAVFWDIGGVILGLESVQSAHAEFVAGLCDRHDLETTVDEAVETWRTTVGDYFRERDGTEFRSAREGYHRAVAAIVGEDVPREEWEPRFEEIVEASIEPVPGAVKAIERLADRDLHVGVVSDVDDAEGKRMLERFGVREHFDSITTSEEVGYTKPDPAMFETAVAKAGVVPERSLMIGDRYDHDVKGAAEAGIHGVAFGAEDGPAVAYRIESPEEILEIVDGTRDE; this comes from the coding sequence ATGAGCGAAGACGCGACCCGAGACGGCGACACAGCGGAACCCGGTGTGGGCGAGTGGGAGGCCGTCTTCTGGGACATCGGCGGCGTCATCCTCGGGCTCGAGTCGGTACAGAGTGCCCACGCCGAGTTCGTCGCGGGCCTCTGTGACCGCCACGACCTCGAGACGACCGTCGACGAGGCCGTCGAGACCTGGCGGACGACGGTAGGAGATTACTTCCGCGAGCGCGACGGCACCGAGTTCCGGTCCGCGCGCGAGGGGTATCACCGCGCCGTCGCGGCCATCGTCGGCGAGGACGTCCCCCGCGAGGAGTGGGAGCCCCGGTTCGAGGAGATCGTCGAGGCGTCGATCGAACCGGTTCCGGGTGCCGTCAAAGCGATCGAACGGCTGGCCGACCGGGACCTCCACGTCGGCGTCGTCAGCGACGTCGACGACGCCGAGGGGAAACGGATGCTCGAGCGGTTCGGCGTCCGCGAACACTTCGACTCGATCACCACCTCCGAAGAGGTCGGCTACACCAAGCCCGATCCGGCGATGTTCGAGACGGCCGTCGCGAAGGCCGGCGTCGTCCCGGAGCGGTCGCTGATGATCGGCGACCGCTACGATCACGACGTGAAGGGAGCCGCGGAAGCGGGCATACACGGCGTCGCCTTCGGTGCCGAGGACGGTCCCGCGGTGGCCTATCGGATCGAGTCGCCCGAGGAGATCCTCGAGATCGTCGACGGGACGCGGGACGAGTAG